The following proteins are encoded in a genomic region of Brachypodium distachyon strain Bd21 chromosome 1, Brachypodium_distachyon_v3.0, whole genome shotgun sequence:
- the LOC100830697 gene encoding ABC transporter G family member 22, producing the protein MDSIMERPMMDVAAGSTTGIGRSKSDQLASASAASPCPGGDLAATHSRKSSFGNKRSASGGAGAGGSSHGHGQSHIRKSRSAQLKFDVEELVSSGAALSRASSASLGFSFTFTGFTPPPAHSVSSELAPFSDDDLHAIDIEASTRRKKLMTEPTLPIYLKFAEVKFSVAVKGTPREILGGISGSACPGEVLALMGPSGSGKTTLLSMLGGRPTGAGAAEGCVSYNDEPFGKSLKRRIGFVTQDDVLFTHLTVKETLTYAALLRLPRTMTRQQKRERAMDIIYELGLERCQDTMIGGSFVRGVSGGERKRVCIGNEIIINPSLLFLDEPTSGLDSTTALRIVQLLHDIAETGKTVMTTIHQPSSRLFHKFDKLILLGKGSLLYFGKTSEAMPYFQSIGCSPLIAMNPAEFLLDLANGNTNDISVPSELDDKVHMENQNLQNTNSKTDYRPSAQDVHEYLVDAYESRVAYKEKKKLLEPLPISDDMKTIITSSKREWGTSWWQQYSILFCRGLKERRHDYLSWMRITQVIATSIILGLLWWRSDPTTPKGLQDQAGLLFFIAVFWGFFPVFTAIFTFPQERAMLNKERAADMYKLSAYFLARTTSDLPLDLFLPVIFMVIVYFMAGLKASATHFFLSMLTVFLSIIAAQGLGLAIGATLLDIKKATTLASVTVMTFMLAGGFFVKRVPPFISWLRYLSFNYHTYRLLLKVQYDPVPDILMTSVPLDNGQTEVGALVVMIIGYRVLAYLSLRRVKSSSS; encoded by the exons ATGGACTCGATAATGGAGCGGCCTATGATGGACGTCGCGGCGGGGAGCACGACAGGGATAGGGCGGAGCAAGTCGGACCAGCTAGcgtcggcatcggcggcgTCGCCGTGCCCGGGCGGCGACCTGGCGGCGACCCATTCGCGCAAGTCCAGCTTCGGGAACAAGCGGTCGGCTTCTgggggagccggcgccggggggAGCAGCCACGGGCACGGGCAGAGCCACATCCGGAAGTCCCGGAGCGCGCAGCTGAAGTTTGACGTGGAGGAGCTGGtgagcagcggcgccgcgcTCAGCCGCGCCTCCAGCGCCAGCCTCGGCTTCTCCTTCACCTTCACCGGCTTCACCCCGCCTCCCGCCCACAGCGTCTCCTCAGAGCTCGCCCCCTTCAGCGACGACGACCTGCACG CGATCGACATCGAGGCCAGCACGCGGCGCAAGAAGCTCATGACGGAGCCGACCTTGCCGATATACCTCAAG tTTGCGGAGGTGAAGTTCAGCGTGGCGGTGAAGGGGACGCCGAGGGAGATACTGGGCGGGATATCCGGGTCGGCGTGCCCCGGCGAGGTGCTGGCGCTCATGGGGCCCTCCGGCAGCGGCAAGACCACGCTGCTCAGCATGCTCGGCGGCAGgcccaccggcgccggcgccgccgagggcTGCGTCTCCTACAACGACGAGCCCTTCGGCAAGTCCCTCAAGCGCAG GATAGGGTTTGTGACTCAAGATGATGTTCTCTTTACTCATCTGACCGTGAAGGAGACATTGACTTACGCAGCATTACTGCGTCTCCCAAGAACAATGACAAGGCAACAGAAGAGAGAGCGTGCAATGGACATCATATATGAACTTGGCCTCGAAAG GTGCCAGGACACTATGATTGGAGGATCTTTTGTGCGTGGGGTTTCAGGGGGTGAAAGGAAAAGAGTTTGCATTGGAAATGAGATTATTATCAACCCATCTTTGCTTTTTCTTGATGAGCCGACATCTGGATTGGATTCCACTACTGCTCTTAGGATAGTTCAACTTCTACATGACATAGCTGAG ACTGGGAAGACGGTGATGACCACCATTCATCAACCATCCAGCAGGCTTTTTCATAAGTTTGACAAACTTATCCTCCTGGGGAAAGGAAGTTTGCTCTACTTTGGGAAGACATCTGAAGCCATGCCCTACTTTCAGTCCATCGGATGCAGCCCGCTTATAGCCATGAACCCAGCAGAGTTTCTATTGGATCTTGCCAATGGAAACACCAATGATATTTCTGTTCCTTCTGAATTAGATGACAAGGTTCACATGGAAAATCAAAATCTGCAGAATACTAATTCCAAAACTGACTACCGGCCATCAGCACAAGATGTTCATGAG TATCTTGTTGACGCCTATGAGAGTCGAGTGGCATataaggagaagaagaagcttctAGAACCGCTCCCAATCAGTGATGATATGAAGACAATAATAACATCTTCAAAGCGAGAGTGGGGCACAAGCTGGTGGCAGCAATATTCCATCCTCTTCTGTAGAGGTCTCAAGGAAAGACGGCATGATTATTTGAGCTGGATGAGGATCACCCAGGTCATAGCTACATCGATTATCTTAGGTTTGCTGTGGTGGCGCTCTGATCCCACCACACCAAAAGGGCTACAGGATCAG GCAGGCTTACTGTTTTTCATAGCTGTGTTTTGGGGTTTCTTTCCTGTGTTTACTGCCATCTTCACATTCCCTCAAGAGAGGGCAATGTTGAACAAGGAGCGTGCTGCTGACATGTACAAGCTCAGTGCATACTTCTTGGCCCGAACGACAAGTGATCTGCCGCTAGACCTTTTCCTCCCAGTCATATTTATGGTGATTGTCTACTTCATGGCAGGCCTCAAAGCAAGTGCCACACATTTCTTTCTTAGCATGTTGACTGTCTTTCTCAGCATCATTGCTGCTCAG GGACTAGGACTAGCAATTGGTGCTACCCTCTTGGACATCAAGAAGGCAACAACTCTAGCTTCAGTCACAGTCATGACATTCATGCTAGCAGGAGGGTTCTTTGTAAAG AGAGTTCCACCATTCATATCGTGGCTCCGGTACCTGTCCTTCAACTACCACACGTACAGGCTGCTGCTCAAGGTGCAGTACGATCCCGTGCCGGACATCCTGATGACCTCTGTACCTCTCGACAACGGCCAGACAGAGGTCGGAGCCCTGGTTGTGATGATCATCGGGTACCGGGTGCTGGCCTACCTGTCCCTCAGACGAGTGAAGTCTTCGAGCAGCTAG
- the LOC100842897 gene encoding cell number regulator 13 isoform X1, with protein sequence MASLGDVANVAQVTGLDAVRIIALIVKAASTARMHKRNCRRFAQHLKLIGGLLEQLRVSELKKYPETREPLEQLEEALRRGFLLVHSCQDRSYLYLLAMGWNIVYRFRTAQNEIDNYLRLVPLITLVDNARVRERIEYIERDQCEYSLDEEDKEVQDALLNPDPSTNHSIVLKKTLSCSYPNLPFNEALRKESEKLQVELQRSQSNMDMGQCEVIHHLLGVTKTVASSIPDESTNAKVTKKTDSNKTKVSEDSAQSYDYDSPKKQKDACDAPRSSSPVPYGHDLVSSTSDEWHADLLGCCSEPSLCLKTFFFPCGTFSRIASVAKNRPMSSSEACNDIMAYSLILSCCCYTCCVRRKLRQKLNIAGGCCDDFLSHVMCCCCALVQEWREVEIRGAYGEKTKVTPPPCQYMEH encoded by the exons ATGGCGTCGTTGGGGGACGTCGCCAACGTGGCGCAGGTGACGGGGCTGGACGCGGTGCGGATCATAGCCCTGATCGTCAAGGCGGCGTCCACGGCGCGGATGCACAAGCGCAACTGCCGCCGCTTCGCGCAGCACCTCAAGCTCATCGGCGGCCTGCTGGAGCAGCTCCGGGTGTCCGAGCTCAAGAAGTACCCCGAGACGCGCGAGCCGCTGGAGCAGCTCGAGGAGGCGCTCCGCAGGGGCTTCCTGCTCGTTCACTCCTGCCAGGACCGATCCTACCTCTACCTCCTCGCCATGGGCTGGAACATCGTCTACCGCTTCCGCACGGCGCAGAACGAGATCGACAACTACCTCCGCCTCGTCCCCCTCATCACGCTCGTCGACAATGCCCGCGTGCGG GAGCGAATTGAGTACATCGAAAGGGATCAATGTGAATATTCTCTTGATGAAGAAGACAAGGAGGTCCAAGATGCTTTGTTAAACCCTGACCCTAGCACAAATCATTCAATAGTGCTCAAGAAGACTCTGTCGTGTTCTTATCCAAATTTGCCGTTTAATGAAGCTCTTCGTAAGGAAAGTGAGAAGCTCCAGGTGGAGCTTCAAAGATCACAAAGCAACATGGATATGGGCCAGTGTGAGGTTATCCATCACCTGCTTGGAGTAACTAAAACTGTGGCAAGCTCTATCCCAGACGAAAGTACAAATGCAAAGGTTACCAAAAAAACTgattcaaataaaacaaaagttaGTGAAGACAGTGCACAATCATATGATTATGACTCTCCAAAGAAGCAAAAAGATGCCTGCGATGCACCACG AAGTTCTTCACCTGTTCCGTACGGTCATGATCTGGTCTCGAGTACTAGTGATGAGTGGCATGCAGATTTACTTGGTTGCTGTTCAGAGCCATCATTGT GTCTGAAGACATTCTTTTTTCCCTGCGGAACATTCTCAAGGATTGCATCAGTCGCCAAGAACAGGCCCATGT CCTCGTCAGAAGCCTGCAATGATATTATGGCATACTCCCTGATATTGTCCTGTTGCTGTTACACTTGCTGTGTAAGGAGAAAGCTTCGTCAAAAACTAAACATTGCG GGAGGGTGCTGTGACGATTTCCTTTCACATGTGATGTGTTGTTGCTGTGCACTTGTTCAAGAATGGCGGGAAGTAGAGATTCGTGGTGCATATG GAGAGAAGACTAAGGTAACCCCGCCGCCATGCCAATACATGGAACATTGA
- the LOC100842897 gene encoding cell number regulator 13 isoform X2 yields the protein MASLGDVANVAQVTGLDAVRIIALIVKAASTARMHKRNCRRFAQHLKLIGGLLEQLRVSELKKYPETREPLEQLEEALRRGFLLVHSCQDRSYLYLLAMGWNIVYRFRTAQNEIDNYLRLVPLITLVDNARVRERIEYIERDQCEYSLDEEDKEVQDALLNPDPSTNHSIVLKKTLSCSYPNLPFNEALRKESEKLQVELQRSQSNMDMGQCEVIHHLLGVTKTVASSIPDESTNAKVTKKTDSNKTKVSEDSAQSYDYDSPKKQKDACDAPRSSPVPYGHDLVSSTSDEWHADLLGCCSEPSLCLKTFFFPCGTFSRIASVAKNRPMSSSEACNDIMAYSLILSCCCYTCCVRRKLRQKLNIAGGCCDDFLSHVMCCCCALVQEWREVEIRGAYGEKTKVTPPPCQYMEH from the exons ATGGCGTCGTTGGGGGACGTCGCCAACGTGGCGCAGGTGACGGGGCTGGACGCGGTGCGGATCATAGCCCTGATCGTCAAGGCGGCGTCCACGGCGCGGATGCACAAGCGCAACTGCCGCCGCTTCGCGCAGCACCTCAAGCTCATCGGCGGCCTGCTGGAGCAGCTCCGGGTGTCCGAGCTCAAGAAGTACCCCGAGACGCGCGAGCCGCTGGAGCAGCTCGAGGAGGCGCTCCGCAGGGGCTTCCTGCTCGTTCACTCCTGCCAGGACCGATCCTACCTCTACCTCCTCGCCATGGGCTGGAACATCGTCTACCGCTTCCGCACGGCGCAGAACGAGATCGACAACTACCTCCGCCTCGTCCCCCTCATCACGCTCGTCGACAATGCCCGCGTGCGG GAGCGAATTGAGTACATCGAAAGGGATCAATGTGAATATTCTCTTGATGAAGAAGACAAGGAGGTCCAAGATGCTTTGTTAAACCCTGACCCTAGCACAAATCATTCAATAGTGCTCAAGAAGACTCTGTCGTGTTCTTATCCAAATTTGCCGTTTAATGAAGCTCTTCGTAAGGAAAGTGAGAAGCTCCAGGTGGAGCTTCAAAGATCACAAAGCAACATGGATATGGGCCAGTGTGAGGTTATCCATCACCTGCTTGGAGTAACTAAAACTGTGGCAAGCTCTATCCCAGACGAAAGTACAAATGCAAAGGTTACCAAAAAAACTgattcaaataaaacaaaagttaGTGAAGACAGTGCACAATCATATGATTATGACTCTCCAAAGAAGCAAAAAGATGCCTGCGATGCACCACG TTCTTCACCTGTTCCGTACGGTCATGATCTGGTCTCGAGTACTAGTGATGAGTGGCATGCAGATTTACTTGGTTGCTGTTCAGAGCCATCATTGT GTCTGAAGACATTCTTTTTTCCCTGCGGAACATTCTCAAGGATTGCATCAGTCGCCAAGAACAGGCCCATGT CCTCGTCAGAAGCCTGCAATGATATTATGGCATACTCCCTGATATTGTCCTGTTGCTGTTACACTTGCTGTGTAAGGAGAAAGCTTCGTCAAAAACTAAACATTGCG GGAGGGTGCTGTGACGATTTCCTTTCACATGTGATGTGTTGTTGCTGTGCACTTGTTCAAGAATGGCGGGAAGTAGAGATTCGTGGTGCATATG GAGAGAAGACTAAGGTAACCCCGCCGCCATGCCAATACATGGAACATTGA
- the LOC100831005 gene encoding uncharacterized protein LOC100831005, with amino-acid sequence MSQPHAPNAGGDYIKSWIMCGHLQRGVGSLVREPCLNPDTSLKGGKMLRPEKWQTCFDTDGKVIGFRKALKFIVLGGMDPSIRAEVWEFLLGCYALSSTAEYRRKLRAARREKYQCLLRQCQSMHPSIGTGELAYAVGSKLMDVRTMSKENDSGELREVSASQRASKHTDGNLVENSNLNYDSGGSPQSQKREGCSKSVKHADFNVHTDSSVYNSSKFMVSSTVVNSCLSDPGDYSDMGEPRYDSETFIEYPSLAGTNLFSNDGGDSNGVEQSHCSLSVPEDKLRQRDERMHSFQINNNIDLIIESNSDLFRASNSDSAIFYSDAYKQDKWLDNTGYKREIVDSLRISDAPETDFVDEMKSNSPVANKDRVSEWLWTLHRIVVDVVRTDSHLDFYGESRNMARMSDILAVYAWVDPSTGYCQGMSDLLSPFVVLYEDDADAFWCFEMLLRRMRENFQIEGPTGVMKQLEALWKIMELTDTELFEHLSAIGAESLHFAFRMLLVLFRRELSFEESLSMWEMMWAADFDEDTIRNLEENCLQPLLVDMKNDLSSEVKEEHQVNKYTSRKSKSRRSNRRNGEIRWSCNHGMKSSTRNPLCGLSGATIWARHQQMPHLSTNVLAKNGDDELPIFCVAAILIINRHKIIKETRSIDDAIKMFNDNILKINVKRCVRLAVKLRKKCWYKIIRHHTTTSQVNGISVTSLIKNALLICYTTEGEAAHSEMLTSILNPLAPSVLSPTEVEDSEETSSMGMAGREKEPEQAGGDRSNPVTSLVDGISQKSKGVLRVVEGASISVLPQYIPDVVRLIMETLGRNCRGSTHEAAARQEDDELIQKVNLELDRAKEAKMLGGLYGDLPPPTSASADDDKPSASVWSSATKMAPPTLRKPSATFAPPTSLLRNQHPRPAKTPIQQQPHPPPPATTSSFNPALVAVQSNVLEEYDPARPNDYEEYRKDKLKRAKDAEMKKELDRRRREEQEKEKERERERESEARQREEQSRASLNISGEEAWKRRAAMSGGPAQGAQRAAPSSPPHADGAGFTIPGSSSSGLGLGAGGQMTAAQRMMAKMGWKAGQGLGKQEQGITAPLVARKTDRRAGVIVDESSSRTEKKPKSVTFDTEPTRVLLLRNMIGPGEVDDELEDEVAMECSKFGTVVRVLIFEITQANFPADEAVRIFIQFERVEESIKAMIDLEGRFFGGRVVHATFFNEERFGRNELAPMPGEVAGFD; translated from the exons ATGTCCCAACCCCATGCACCGAACGCCGGCGGGGATTACATCAAGTCATGGATCATGTGCGGCCACCTCCAGCGCGGCGTCGGATCCCTCGTCCGCGAACCCTGCCTCAACCCAGACACCTCCCTCAAG GGGGGCAAAATGCTCAGACCAGAAAAATGGCAGACATGTTTTGATACTGATGGAAAGGTCATAGGTTTCCGCAAGGCCCTTAAATTCATTGTCTTAGGG GGCATGGATCCCTCTATTCGAGCAGAAGTTTGGGAATTTCTTCTTGGATGCTATGCCTTGAGTAGCACTGCAGAGTATAGAAGAAAATTAAGAGCAGCTCGAAG GGAGAAATATCAATGTTTACTTAGGCAGTGTCAGAGTATGCACCCAAGCATTGGTACAGGTGAACTCGCCTATGCTGTTGGCTCAAAGCTGATGGATGTCAGGACTATGTCAAAAGAAAATGACAGTGGAGAACTAAGAGAAGTTAGCGCAAGTCAGCGAGCTTCAAAACACACAGATGGCAATTTAGTAGAAAATTCCAACTTAAATTATGACTCTGGTGGCTCACCACAGTCACAAAAGAGGGAAGGCTGCAGCAAATCAGTCAAACATGCTGATTTCAACGTACATACTGATAGCTCTGTATATAATTCTTCCAAATTTATGGTGTCTTCCACAGTGGTGAATAGTTGCTTGTCAGATCCTGGGGATTACAGTGACATGGGTGAACCAAGATATGACAGTGAGACCTTCATTGAGTATCCTTCCCTGGCTGGTACAAACTTGTTCTCAAATGATGGTGGGGATAGCAATGGAGTTGAGCAAAGTCATTGTAGTTTGTCAGTTCCTGAAGATAAGTTAAGGCAACGTGACGAACGCATGCACAGCTTCCAAATCAATAATAACATAGATCTCATTATAGAGTCTAATTCTGATCTGTTTCGAGCTAGCAACAGTGACTCGGCTATCTTTTACTCGGATGCATACAAACAGGATAAATGGTTAGATAATACAGGCTACAAGAGGGAAATTGTAGATTCTTTGAGAATATCTGATGCACCAGAAACAGATTTTGttgatgaaatgaaatccaacaGTCCGGTTGCCAATAAAGATAGAGTCTCCGAGTGGCTATGGACACTGCATAGAATTG TGGTTGATGTGGTGAGAACAGATAGCCATCTCGATTTCTATGGAGAATCAAGAAATATGGCAAGAATGTCAGATATACTTGCAGTTTATGCATGGGTTGATCCTTCCACTGGATACTGTCAAG GTATGAGCGATCTGCTTTCCCCTTTTGTTGTTCTATATGAGGATGATGCAGATGCCTTTTGGTGCTTTGAGATGCTACTGAGAAGGATG CGTGAAAATTTCCAGATTGAGGGACCAACAGGAGTTATGAAGCAGTTGGAAGCATTGTGGAAGATCATGGAATTGACAGATACCGAATTATTTGAGCATTTATCAGCAATTGGTGCTGAAAGCCTTCATTTCGCCTTCCGGATGCTGCTAGTGCTTTTTCGTCGAGAGCTATCCTTTGAGGAGTCACTGAGCATGTGGGAG ATGATGTGGGCTGCTGATTTTGATGAAGACACAATCAGGAATTTGGAAGAGAACTGCCTGCAACCGTTGCTAGTAGATATGAAGAATGATTTATCATCTGAGGTCAAAGAAGAGCATCAGGTGAATAAGTACACGAGTAGAAAATCCAAAAGCAGGAGATCTAATCGTAGAAATGGTGAAATCCGCTGGTCATGCAACCATGGAATGAAATCAAGTACAAGAAATCCTCTGTGTGGCTTGTCAGGTGCTACTATCTGGGCAAGGCATCAGCAAATGCCGCATTTGAGCACAAATGTGTTGGCAAAGAATGGAGACGACGAACTGCCTATATTCTGTGTAGCAGCAATCTTGATAATCAATCGACACAAGATTATTAAAGAGACTCGCTCGATAGATgatgctatcaag ATGTTCAATGACAATATACTGAAAATCAATGTAAAAAGATGTGTACGCTTGGCTGTCAAGCTGAGGAAGAAGTGCTGGTACAAG ATCATCAGACATCACACCACCACCAGTCAAGTAAATGGTATAAGCGTGACAA GTTTAATAAAGAACGCTCTTCTGATATGCTACACAACTGAAGGAGAGGCTGCCCATTCTGAGATGCTAACATCAATTTTGAATCCTCTTGCACCTTCAGTGCTGTCTCCAACTGAAGTCGAAGATAGTGAAGAAACTTCAAGCATGGGAATGGCAGGACGGGAAAAGGAACCTGAACAG gccggcggcgaccgctCGAACCCAGTCACGTCTCTCGTTGATGGTATTTCTCAGAAGAGCAAGGGGGTCTTGCGTGTTGTTGAAGGTGCAAGCATTTCGGTGCTTCCACA ATACATTCCTGATGTTGTGAGGCTAATTATGGAGACTCTTGGGAGAAATTGTAGAGGCTCCACCCATGAGGCCGCGGCCAGGCAAGAAGATGATGAACTTATTCAGAAAGTGAATTTGGAGTTG GACAGGGCAAAAGAGGCGAAGATGTTGGGCGGATTGTACGGCGACCTCCCGCCGCctacctccgcctccgccgacgACGATAAGCCTTCCGCCTCCGTCTGGTCGAGCGCCACCAAGATGGCGCCGCCCACCCTCCGCAAGCCTTCCGCAACCTTCGCCCCTCCCACGTCACTCCTCAGGAACCAGCACCCTCGCCCCGCCAAGACCCCcatccagcagcagccgcatcCTCCTCCCCCTGCCACCACCTCTTCCTTTAACCCCGCCCTCGTCGCTGTCCAATCCAACGTGCTCGAGGAGTACGATCCCGCCAGGCCCAACGACTACGAGGAGTACCGCAAGGACAAGCTCAAGAGGGCCAAGGACGCCGAGATGAAGAAGGAGCTCGACaggaggcggcgcgaggagcaggagaaggagaaggagagggagagggaaagggagaGCGAAGCCCGCCAGCGCGAGGAACAGTCCAGGGCCTCCCTCAACATATCTGGCGAGGAAGCCTGGAAGAGGAGAGCAGCGATGAGTGGCGGCCCTGCTCAGGGGGCTCAGAGGGCCGCTCCCTCGTCTCCGCCCCACGCTGATGGTGCTGGTTTCACCATTCCaggctcctcttcctctgggTTGGGCCTGGGAGCCGGTGGCCAGATGACTGCTGCCCAGAGAATGATGGCTAAGATGGGGTGGAAGGCAGGCCAGGGGCTTGGCAAGCAAGAGCAGGGAATCACCGCACCTCTAGTCGCTCGTAAGACCGACCGGAGGGCAGGGGTTATTGTCGATGAGAGCAGTTCCAGGACAGAAAAGAAGCCCAAATCAGTCACCTTCGACACCGAACCGACCCGAGTTTTGCTGCTCCGAAACATG ATTGGTCCTGGTGAGGTTGACGATGAGCTGGAAGATGAGGTTGCTATGGAGTGCTCCAAGTTTGGGACAGTGGTGCGTGTGCTGATATTCGAGATCACCCAAGCAAACTTCCCTGCGGATGAAGCTGTGAGGATCTTCATACAGTTTGAGAGGGTAGAAGAGTCGATCAAGGCGATGATTGATCTGGAAGGGCGCTTCTTTGGCGGGCGTGTGGTGCATGCAACCTTTTTCAACGAGGAAAGGTTTGGGAGGAATGAACTTGCTCCGATGCCAGGAGAGGTAGCAGGGTTTGACTAA
- the LOC100843501 gene encoding uncharacterized protein LOC100843501 gives MERLISRTVSPAQPRIHLPARSPFLPARRATGSRSAAPWTGLCAQPPRLGGPVAAAKTSPLRHDGVPAAPPPVDERTEVTAAAGPPWKLLLQSLLPKASTAALFLFMTLITSTLHSSLPHPAYASVQPIIKSGGLLSTELLSSGWAGFFAGCLHTLSGPDHLVALAPLSIGRSRLESGLVGALWGCGHDAGQIIFGLLFLLLKDRLHIEILRIWGTRVVGLTLLMIGATGIREASEVQESGLVLEGVSEPLQQTPAAPRKKKVGFATFATGVVHGLQPDALLMVLPALALPSRFAGAAYLGMFLVGTVFSMGSYTAFVGSCSEALKDRVPKITEKLTWAASLVAVCMGLALLVGQFFGFTLY, from the exons ATGGAGCGGCTCATCTCCAGGACGGTCTCCCCGGCGCAGCCCCGGATCCACCTGCCCGCCAGATCCCCCTTCCTCCCCGCCCGTCGCGCCACGGGTAGCCGGAGCGCCGCGCCGTGGACTGGGTTATGcgcgcagccgccgcggcTCGGTGGTCCGGTCGCCGCCGCGAAGACCTCGCCGCTGCGGCATGATGGTGTcccggccgccccgccgcccgtgGACGAGCGGACCGAGGTCACCGCGGCCGCTGGACCTCCGTGGAAGCTGCTTCTTCAGAGCCTGCTCCCCAAG GCTTCTACCGCTGCCCTTTTCCTATTTATGACACTTATTACCAGTACCTTGCACTCTAGCCTTCCTCATCCTGCCTATGCATCGGTGCAACCGATAATCAAATCTGGTGGACTCCTCTCAACAGAGTTATTAAGCAGTGGCTGGGCTGGTTTCTTCGCAGGATGCTTACATACCTTATCCGGGCCTGATCACCTTGTTGCATTGGCACCACTGTCGATTGGGAGATCAAGACTGGAAAGTGGACTAGTGGGTGCCCTTTGGGGCTGTGGTCATGACGCTGGACAAATTATTTTCGGCTTGCTCTTCTTACTACTCAAGGATCGTCTGCACATTGAGATTCTCCGTATATGGGGAACAAGAGTCGTCGGTCTGACCCTTCTTATGATAGGTGCCACGGGCATCCGAGAAGCTTCAGAGGTCCAAGAGTCAGGGCTAGTTCTGGAGGGCGTCAGCGAGCCGTTGCAGCAGACCCCTGCTGCCCCCAGGAAGAAGAAAGTCGGTTTCGCGACATTTGCCACGGGAGTTGTCCATGGCCTCCAGCCAGACGCTCTGCTGATGGTCCTGCCGGCGCTAGCTCTGCCTTCGCGCTTCGCTGGGGCGGCCTACCTTGGCATGTTCTTGGTCGGGACTGTATTTTCGATGGGTAGTTACACTGCTTTTGTAGGTTCTTGTAGCGAGGCCCTGAAAGACAGGGTCCCTAAGATAACAGAGAAACTGACCTGGGCTGCGTCCCTCGTAGCTGTATGCATGGGGTTAGCTCTTCTAGTCGGGCAGTTCTTTGGGTTCACCCTATATTGA